GCTCGCTGCGCAGCTTGATGCGCGCGCGGTGCAGATACCAGCGGACGGTGACCTGGGGCATGTTCATAATCGTGGCGACTTCGGTGATGTCCAGTCCTTCCATGTCCCGCAAAACAAAAATCGAGCGCTGCTTGGGGCTCAAAACCTCCAGGGCCTTCTTTATTCTTTCGGACGCATCCTTGCGGAAGTACACCGCCTCGGGCGAAAGCCCCACGCCGATGGGGGTTCCCTCCGCCTCTTCCAGATCCTCGTGCCTGTGCTTTTTATAGCGCCGCCAGTAGTCGATGGCCGCGTTCACCGTGATCCGGAAAAGCCAGGTGGAAAACTTCTTTTTCGGGTCGAAGCTTTTGAGGTTGTAAAACGTCTTTACGAAAACGATTTGCGAAATGTCCTTGGCGTCCTCATAATCCCCGACCATCTTGAAGGCCAGACCGGCGACCTGCGTTTTGTACCGCTCCACCAGCTCCTTGAAGGCGGCCTCGTCCTTTTGCTTCACCCGGGCAATCAGCGCCAAAACCTGCGGGTCTTCGGCAAACTCCCCAGCGCTTTTGGCAAATCGCCCGTTCGGCTCTTCTCCCTCCTTCCTCGGTTCAAGCCCGTCGTCTTTAAGCATACGCAGAAATCTTCCGGCTGTTAGGGACTTTCATGCAGGGTCAGAACGGAGCAGGCCTTTCCCTCAGCCACACAGCAGGCGCACTCGAACTGGAAGGTGACGTGGTGGACGTTGAACTTTTCCGCCAACGTTTTATTGAGCAAATCCAGCACTTTCTGCGCCTCGTGGGTGTTTTCGGTTTCCAGAACAACGTGGGCGGATAAAGCGGGCAGATTGGTGGAAATATTCCAGACGTGCAAATCATGCAAATCCAAAACGCCGGGAACGGAGCGGATGGCGGACTCGATTTCGGAAACGGATAATCCTTTCGGCACCCCTTCCAAGAGAATATTCCCCGCCTCCCGCAGGACGCGGACCGCCCCCGCCAGAATCAAAAGCGCAATGAAAACCGAAACGGCCGGGTCGAACCAGAGGGCACCCCAGATTTGAATGACGATGGCGCTTATAACGACGCCGACCGAGCCGAGCAAATCCCCCAAAACGTGCAGCCAGGCGGCCTTTAAATTCAAACTCTCATGCCGGTGGCTTTGCAAAAGCCGGGCCATATAGAGGTTGCCTAAGAGGCCGACGGCGGCGAAGCCCAAAAGCGGAACGGCCTTGATGGCCTGCGGATTTTGGAACCGATCCCATGCCTCCCACAAAATCAACCCGCAGATGACCAGAAGCGAAACGGCGTTGACCATCGCCGCCAGCTCCTCTGCCCGGCGGTAGCCGTAGGTTTTGGTCTCGGTCGTCGCGAGTGTGGCCAGATAGGCGGCGTACCACGCGAGGAGCAAAGCCAGCAAATCCGCCAAAAGATGGCCGGAGTCGGAAAGCAAGGCCAAACTGCCGGTGTAGAGCCCGCCTGCCACTTCGAGCACGAACAGGCCCAAAACCACAAAAACCGCTTTTTTTAAGCGCAAAAGCGCGCCCGTCTCGGAACGCTTCATCTAAACCTGCCCGAAGTATAACCCCAAAAAGAAAAAAAGCAAAACGAAATGGGAAATGCATTCGTAGGGGCGATTCACGAATCGCCCACCCCTTCCCATGTCGGGAAGGGGATATAGAGGTTAGGTCACCCCCCTTTGAAGTTCAAGAATATTGTAAAGCTGTAGGGCTTTTGAGTTCTATTGCCAATCTCTAAATATGGAGGTGTAGTGAAGGGTTAAGAAGGATATATCTAAGGCCTTCTGATCATCCAGTCGCATCAAGATATTTCCATAGAAACCAAGATGCAACAGAACGGTAGGGGCGCCATCCTTCCGCCACTTTTGATAATAAGTTCTTGTTCCGTTTTCCTTGCCCATAAAGAAGGCGGGCGGCTCTTTGCAATCCGGCATCAGAAAGTGCAAGTACATCTGGTCTTTTAAGCCCAAAGATTAGGAACATTTCTGCTGTCCATCGACCAATTCCGCGTAATTCCATTAAAGAAGCAATGACAGTTTCATCATCAAGCGTAGCAAAATTTTTAAACAATAAGCGTCGCTTTGAAACATGTTCTGCTAATTGTATGATATATTCTGCTTTTGCATTTGAAAGACCGGCGGAGCGTAACTTTTTAGTCGGCATCTTGAGAAAACTATCGGGTTGAAATGGCCTGGCGACAATCGAGGCAATACGGTCTTCAATCGTATCTGCCGCTTTCGAGGAAAGCTGCTGGCTAATTATTGAAGTAACTAATGTGTGGAAAGGTCTTACTTTCCGAGTAGCAAGAGGGCAGGGGCCATGCTCTGAGATTAAACCTGCCATTACATTATCCATTTGGGCTAAATAAGTTTCTGCCCGTTGCATCTCCTCGACGTTCAAAATAACTTGCCCTCTCAGTTCTCGAACAAGCTAAACCTGCTCTTTTCGAGCATCGAGTACTGGACCTCGCGATTCATGTACATATTTTGCAATTGGTACATTACTTTGGAGATTTTCTACTAAATATTCATAATCCGATGAAAAAAGAGTTGTTTCTAATTCCGCAATCCTTTTCTTTGCAACATTTATGGCGTGTTCTGATTTATCGATTCCTATCCAATATCGTCCCAATTCCTGTGCGGCAACGAGAGTAGTTCCTGAACCACAAAAACAATCAAGAACTAAATCGCCTTCATTCGACGATGCCTCAATAATAAATTTCAGTAAGTCCAGGTTTTTTTCAGTTGGATAATTTGGATATTGGGGGTCTTTGAATTCCCAAATATCTTGCATTCGCTTTCCTTCTTTTTCATCTAGAAAGATTTTTTTTCGTGGTACCCCTGTTGCTGACCACTCAATTAGCCCTTGTTTGTCCCATTCTTCGAGAATTGCAGGATCTGTGCGCCAATGTCGTCCTTTTGGGGGTTTCATGTCGCGCCATTTTTTACTCGTGTTACCTTTTGCCGTTTCACCTGGCGCATGTAATGGAATTGTTGTATATCGTCGCCCCTCCTTATCAACTTTCTTGAACAGTCGTTCTCTATCTTCCTCGGTAAATGGTACTCGTGGTTCATTCCACGTGGCTTTTTCTGATTTTGCATAAAACAAGATTAAATCCTTCATATTACCAAATGCTTTACGAGAAAAGTTCTTTGGATTGCATTTGATGCGGGTTATATCGTTTCGGAAATTGTTCCGACCAAACACTTCGTCCATAACAAGTTTCACATAGTGGCCAATCTTATAGTCAATATGTAGATAAATGGATCCATCCTTCGACAGCATTTCCCGTAAGAAAATCAATCGTTCACGTAAAAATTCTAAAAACTCTGCTCCCACCAATGTATCACTGTATGCTACGGAATCATCATTACTGCTGCTTATTGTGCTTGCTCGGTCACTACCAATTCTGAATTCTCCATTTGTTGCAAAAGGAGGGTCGATATATACTAAGTTGACCTTACCAGCATACTCAGCAAGCAATTTTTTAAGAGCAGGTAGATTATCTCCAAGAATAAGCTTGTTTTTAGCTCCTTTTCCGGAAATTGATTGTAATTCCAATACCGGGGTGTTTTCGAGGATATCTTTCTCGTTTTTTTTGTTTTCGTAAGTTAAAAGCATTGCTCTTAAACCTGATAAAGAAATTCACGCAATACAAGTGCACTCATAATATTGTTATCCTTTAATTTCCCCGTAATAGCTTTGTACAATTTGTTATTGCTCTTTATATACAGAACTCCGTCAAGAATTGCAACAGGAATTGCTTTTACTCCAGCGGCCATCATCGTTGTAATTGCATCATTAAATTGCGCGTTTTGGTGCCCACCAAAATCTGTTAAAAATTTTGCCTCCCCTATGACATATTTGCCATTGAATCTACCAATAAAATCTAACCCTTTATCATGTTTATAACCAAGAAATTTCCTTGCGAAAGCCATCATTTCGGCATCACTTGCATCCAAAACAGCATTACTTCTTGCTTTTAAAAACTCTTCGAGCCGCAGTGGATCAACGCCGAGTGATTTACGCTTTAGCCAACGCTTAAAAAGTGGTCCAATTTGACGATTTGTCTCTTTGGGTTCAGATGAGCGAGAAAAGATTTCATCGAGTCCCATTTCATACAAACGACCACAAAGACGATCAACCGTTGCAGGATTGCGCTTAATTGCTCCGCTATCGCGTTTCAAATACGCGACATACGAATCCTTAATAGGAAATAACTCAAGCTTTAAAAGGTTTTCAAGGAGCGTAATATTGTCTCGTTTTTCAAATGCTTTTTCTACATTCTTCCAGAGTTGGTCGTCAATATCCCGGATTCCCTCTGGAATTGTGGGGTACACTTGAAACAAATCGTCCAAGTAGCTTCTTTGGTTCGCATAATCAATGCTTAAACTCATCCAATGATTCATACCTGTGGAACAATGTTAGCTTTTTAACGCTCAAAAATCAACCCCGCGCAAATTTCCTCCTTTTCCCCTCCCTTTTTCAAATCCGCCCCAGCTTCGCTGCGTTTTCCCTTCCGCTTTTGCCGCTTTGGAACCCTTTGAAAAATCCCCGGCGCAAGTTCAACCTTTGCAAGCCCTTCTTGACGATGAGCGAAAAATAATTCGCTGCTTTTTATAATCCGCTCCCAGCCATTGCGTTCAAGGATGTGTACTAAATTGCACTTTCACCTAAAATCGCAACAACTTTCCAGCCGTTTTTGTTTTTCGATTTTCAAAAAAAACCCTCAATTTCCCCTCTTTTAGCCAGGCATTTTTGAAAACGGCAAAACAAAAAAGCGGGCGAAAAGCCCGCTTTTTTGAACAAAGCTTGGAAGTTTTTACTGCTCGGACAAAACGAAGCGCTTGGGGTTCAAGGGGCGGCCCCACTGGCGCACTTCGTAATGCAGGTGCGGGCCGGTGGAATAACCGGTGGAGCCGACTTTGCCCAACAGCGTGCCGGGGTTGACCGCCTGTCCGCGCTTGCAGGTGATGGTTGACAAATGGCCGTAGTAAGATTCGTAACCCTTCTTGTGGCGCAAAATCACAAGCTTTCCGAAGCCGCTTTCCCAGCCGGCGAAAATCACCCAGCCGGCGGACGGGGCGCGGACGGGGGTGCCCCACGGCGCGGCGATGTCCATACCACGATGATGGCGAATTCCGCCCGAAATGGGGTCTTCTTTCAGGCCGAAGCCGCGCGAAATCCGGCCGTTGACCGGAATGGAGCGGGGGACGTATTCGAGGTAGCCCAATTTCAACGCGTATTCCTTGTCCAAGCGCTCCAGCAAATTCTTTTGCAAAACGGCCTGCTTTTCGATTTCCGCCAGCCGCTCCTCAAAGGTGGAGGCGTTGGTGAACTGGGTCGGGTCGAAATTGGGGGGCGGGACGGGGCCGATCATCGGGCGTTCGCGGACGATGCCGAGGAGTTGACGGAGCTTTTTTTCCTGCTCGGCGACGGAGCTCATTTGCTCCTTCAAATCCGCTACGATTTTGGTCGGGTCGTAGGGGATGGAGGCGTAGAGGCCGGA
This DNA window, taken from Verrucomicrobiia bacterium, encodes the following:
- a CDS encoding restriction endonuclease, coding for MNHWMSLSIDYANQRSYLDDLFQVYPTIPEGIRDIDDQLWKNVEKAFEKRDNITLLENLLKLELFPIKDSYVAYLKRDSGAIKRNPATVDRLCGRLYEMGLDEIFSRSSEPKETNRQIGPLFKRWLKRKSLGVDPLRLEEFLKARSNAVLDASDAEMMAFARKFLGYKHDKGLDFIGRFNGKYVIGEAKFLTDFGGHQNAQFNDAITTMMAAGVKAIPVAILDGVLYIKSNNKLYKAITGKLKDNNIMSALVLREFLYQV
- a CDS encoding cation diffusion facilitator family transporter — protein: MKRSETGALLRLKKAVFVVLGLFVLEVAGGLYTGSLALLSDSGHLLADLLALLLAWYAAYLATLATTETKTYGYRRAEELAAMVNAVSLLVICGLILWEAWDRFQNPQAIKAVPLLGFAAVGLLGNLYMARLLQSHRHESLNLKAAWLHVLGDLLGSVGVVISAIVIQIWGALWFDPAVSVFIALLILAGAVRVLREAGNILLEGVPKGLSVSEIESAIRSVPGVLDLHDLHVWNISTNLPALSAHVVLETENTHEAQKVLDLLNKTLAEKFNVHHVTFQFECACCVAEGKACSVLTLHESP
- a CDS encoding DNA-3-methyladenine glycosylase 2 family protein, which translates into the protein MQRAETYLAQMDNVMAGLISEHGPCPLATRKVRPFHTLVTSIISQQLSSKAADTIEDRIASIVARPFQPDSFLKMPTKKLRSAGLSNAKAEYIIQLAEHVSKRRLLFKNFATLDDETVIASLMELRGIGRWTAEMFLIFGLKRPDVLALSDAGLQRAARLLYGQGKRNKNLLSKVAEGWRPYRSVASWFLWKYLDATG
- a CDS encoding site-specific DNA-methyltransferase, translated to MLLTYENKKNEKDILENTPVLELQSISGKGAKNKLILGDNLPALKKLLAEYAGKVNLVYIDPPFATNGEFRIGSDRASTISSSNDDSVAYSDTLVGAEFLEFLRERLIFLREMLSKDGSIYLHIDYKIGHYVKLVMDEVFGRNNFRNDITRIKCNPKNFSRKAFGNMKDLILFYAKSEKATWNEPRVPFTEEDRERLFKKVDKEGRRYTTIPLHAPGETAKGNTSKKWRDMKPPKGRHWRTDPAILEEWDKQGLIEWSATGVPRKKIFLDEKEGKRMQDIWEFKDPQYPNYPTEKNLDLLKFIIEASSNEGDLVLDCFCGSGTTLVAAQELGRYWIGIDKSEHAINVAKKRIAELETTLFSSDYEYLVENLQSNVPIAKYVHESRGPVLDARKEQV
- a CDS encoding M23 family metallopeptidase: MDKKIFVTLRLEPSGRTFRLAFPRRWLLGVAGIFLFFVFSDLLFSVKFMRNSFEAKVEANESGLYASIPYDPTKIVADLKEQMSSVAEQEKKLRQLLGIVRERPMIGPVPPPNFDPTQFTNASTFEERLAEIEKQAVLQKNLLERLDKEYALKLGYLEYVPRSIPVNGRISRGFGLKEDPISGGIRHHRGMDIAAPWGTPVRAPSAGWVIFAGWESGFGKLVILRHKKGYESYYGHLSTITCKRGQAVNPGTLLGKVGSTGYSTGPHLHYEVRQWGRPLNPKRFVLSEQ
- a CDS encoding sigma-70 family RNA polymerase sigma factor; amino-acid sequence: MLKDDGLEPRKEGEEPNGRFAKSAGEFAEDPQVLALIARVKQKDEAAFKELVERYKTQVAGLAFKMVGDYEDAKDISQIVFVKTFYNLKSFDPKKKFSTWLFRITVNAAIDYWRRYKKHRHEDLEEAEGTPIGVGLSPEAVYFRKDASERIKKALEVLSPKQRSIFVLRDMEGLDITEVATIMNMPQVTVRWYLHRARIKLRSELARRLRAAGGKKKKA